The proteins below are encoded in one region of Oncorhynchus nerka isolate Pitt River linkage group LG15, Oner_Uvic_2.0, whole genome shotgun sequence:
- the LOC115142644 gene encoding uncharacterized protein LOC115142644 isoform X3, translating to MLNETVSRLSDLHPTLAARVTRKQAEVQESWGLLQEGSGSEWPDLPTTLAIDFSCDEPGPLSQTRDPEHEAQRIIGKDIKEEQNPLKGFENMKDCGVPRKLTVSQVEEQPSKSYARVSCDTTSNDLTGRLCVERQRKDQTTHLNTCFPGCQSELGIQLHNSTTSADKTLSWLKDNLAMSTPSHHTASLSGPEEKPESTQGQHQDCVKMEDLGQVETLWEVLRRRLHRSMIYSNSSERLKFERDDNHETDKDRLEGCLSEYSATTENAEFWSVSDVKDLSETLEENDRGMLTELLRCLDQDENFDHCEVERQTLTGQMDDQGCMDHPMEDLVEAMEKRGHSLYQSQDTQELMSQHSTLTLRINQLLSRCAEFSMDILDTETDMAVRCEPCSSELEGLQEQQDELERDHQVIKEEVEEMEGLALRLQVLLPEMPGALGEDIHATQQAWEELGLSMAENQCNLQQFQQLQDFLRAYLAMISWTEDTQTCIFSEASVQQWRLAESSVQSELDLRIEQKFDEFDKLAAAGQKIIKERHHLADIIKERTEELQSILGWILVYWRAQKDQLGRERPSDSRRSDAPQGDATRFSQGQPQNLSSLAEHKSSESLSTKHRLMVASQFEGPQKSQPGIGHHAENFAKPVNVTRHVPLAVVVNSPSIILEEPCATVTPLGSSINLILSFDQQPPGGGLQQGPVEPKQAVEPVHRVSTYLQVTDGSPVFEDVASSHITDTSHVSTTFSTSSINANFIPQVRTVLLPTLRRTSSTSTLNLKGPMKRRKKMTHRHTVTGIVAMPKPEGVTTAPTNVKHRAYTWPLEDKKECHATQGSPGNTELQLYIKNNSVVSVMDGNSSGTSSIPTIQGHFLHGPSEMTIRQDKSHYGIIHLGSMLSFDLPKDWGKISQISAKDLTNEKVPFEANGDHASPPLNLYRPSGSNTLGQTHVSSKVIGQTFALSPEKERHLEADGDYRPSGSNTLSLTQKVIGQNFTLSPGEESICETGDYAVQNGSPLNLYKLADSNTLSQTHKVIGHTFALSPKEEKSCEAARQDSQKVSSESVSLLVQCLSLPEKDNIYHDLRSATRSPALAAGHENIFSSTVGIHHEDKVEISIPVAILDSNKQRTEPNCSSSMMHDHARTEPSQNHNCLSVHTKIQDLNNHIYFPSAKRQFAFQSDLRVVEIKGLSTVSEDSTWMGVRRSGRVIVCSEDNCCVCSDSPAPMMVLEKETSPKREPDHIHPDHWQFEEEEEELEDIWNCTAQERAP from the exons ATGCTGAATGAGACTGTTTCACGCCTTTCGGACCTCCACCCTACCCTGGCTGCCAGAGTGACACGGAAGCAGGCTGAGGTGCAGGAGAGTTGGGGCCTTCTCCAGGAGGGTAGCGG GAGCGAGTGGCCAGATTTGCCCACCACCCTTGCCATAGACTTCTCCTGTGATGAACCTGGCCCACTGAGTCAAACCAGAGATCCGGAACATGAGGCCCAGAGGATCATAGGAAAGGACATCAAAGAGGAACAGAACCCTCTCAAAGGGTTCGAG AACATGAAAGACTGTGGTGTCCCCAGGAAGCTGACTGTTAGTCAAGTTGAAGAACAGCCTTCCAAAAGCTATGCCCGAGTCTCCTGTGACACCACCAGCAATGACTTGACTGGAAGACTGTGTGTGGAGAGGCAAAG AAAGGACCAGACAACCCATTTGAACACTTGTTTTCCAGGTTGCCAATCAGAACTTGGTATTCAGTTGCATAATTCTACCACATCTGCTGATAAG ACTCTGTCATGGCTGAAAGACAACCTTGCTATGTCAACCCCCAGCCACCACACAGCCAGTCTGAGTGGTCCAGAG GAAAAGCCAGAGTCAACCCAAGGCCAGCACCAAGATTGTGTGAAGATGGAAGACCTTGGCCAAGTGGAAACGTTATGGGAAGTTCTGAGGAGAAGACTTCATAGAAGCATGATTTATTcaaacagctctgagaggctcaAGTTTGAG AGGGATGACAATCATGAGACAGACAAGGATCGGCTCGAAGGATGCCTTTCAGAATACAGTGCAACCACGGAAAACGCAGAATTCTGGAGCGTCTCAGATGTCAAGGATCTCTCTGAGACATTGGAGGAAAACGACAGAGGAATGCTGACAGAGCTGCTGAGGTGTCTTGACCAGGATGAAAACTTTGATCATTGTGAGGTAGAGCGACAG ACCCTTACTGGACAAATGGATGACCAAGGGTGCATGGACCACCCTATGGAGGACCTTGTTGAAGCAATGGAGAAAAGAGGACATTCCCTCTATCAAAGTCAAGACACCCAAGAACTTATGAGTCAG CACTCAACACTGACGCTACGCATCAACCAGCTCTTGTCCAGGTGTGCAGAGTTCAGCATGGACATTCTGGACACTGAGACAGACATGGCCGTCAGATGTGAGCCCTGTAGTTCTGAACTCGAGGGACTGCAGGAGCAACAGGATGAGCTAGAG AGGGACCATCAGGTCATAAAAGAGGAggtggaagagatggagggactgGCTTTGCGACTACAGGTCCTCCTACCTGAAATGCCAGGGGCTTTGGGGGAGGACATCCATGCGACCCAGCAAGCTTGGGAGGAGTTGGGCTTGAGCATGGCAGAGAACCAATGCAACCTCCAACAATTTCAGCAACTGCAAGACTTTCTTAGGGCCTACCTGGCCATGAT CTCATGGACAGAGGACACACAGACTTGCATTTTCTCAGAGGCTTCAGTCCAGCAGTGGAGATTGGCAGAATCGAGTGTTCAATCTGAGCTGGATCTGAGGATAGAGCAGAAGTTTGACGAGTTTGACAAGCTCGCTGCTGCTGGGCAGAAGATTATCAAGGAGCGACATCACTTGGCAGATATT ATAAAGGAGAGGACTGAGGAACTGCAAAGCATTCTGGGATGGATCCTGGTATACTGGAGGGCACAGAAAGACCAGCTGGGTCGGGAGAGGCCAAGCGATTCAAGAAGAAGTGATGCCCCTCAAGGAGACGCAACCAGATTTTCACAAGGTCAACCCCAG AATCTATCCTCTCTGGCAGAACACAAGTCCTCTGAAAGCCTGTCCACAAAGCACAGGCTCATGGTGGCGAGCCAGTTTGAAGGACCACAAAAATCCCAACCAGGGATAGGTCACCATGCAGAAAACTTTGCCAAGCCAGTAAACGTAACACGACACGTCCCCTTGGCTGTGGTAGTCAACTCGCCCAGCATTATCCTTGAAGAGCCCTGTGCTACTGTCACCCCACTGGGCAGCAGCATCAACCTCATCCTCAGTTTTGACCAACAGCCACCAGGGGGCGGTCTGCAACAGGGGCCAGTGGAGCCAAAGCAGGCAGTGGAACCTGTGCATAGG GTGAGCACCTATCTGCAAGTCACAGATGGAAGTCCTGTTTTTGAAGACGTGGCATCGTCTCATATTACTGACACGAGCCACGTGTCAACCACCTTTTCCACAAGCTCAATCAACGCTAATTTCATTCCCCAAGTCAGGACTGTCTTGCTCCCCACCTTACGCAGAACCAGTTCCACCTCTACCTTAAACCTGAAGGGAccgatgaagaggaggaagaaaatgacacacagacacactgtgacTGGAATTGTCGCAATGCCCAAGCCAGAGGGGGTTACTACCGCGCCCACCAATGTCAAACACAGGGCATACACCTGGCCACTGGAGGATAAGAAGGAATGTCATGCCACACAAGGGAGTCCAGGTAATACAGAACTCCAACTGTATATCAAAAATAATTCTGTGGTGAGTGTCATGGATGGCAACTCTTCAGGCACGTCAAGCATTCCTACCATCCAGGGGCATTTCTTGCATGGGCCCAGTGAGATGACCATTAGGCAAGACAAGAGCCACTATGGCATTATCCATCTTGGGTCGATGTTGAGTTTTGACCTGCCCAAGGATTGGGGGAAAATCTCACAGATAAGTGCAAAAGACCTCACAAATGAGAAAGTGCCTTTTGAAGCCAATGGGGACCATGCCAGTCCACCTTTGAATCTGTACAGACCATCAGGCTCAAACACACTCGGTCAGACTCACGTATCGTCCAAAGTAATTGGACAGACTTTTGCCCTCAGTCCAGAGAAGGAAAGGCATCTTGAAGCTGATGGGGACTATAGACCGTCAGGCTCAAATACACTCAGTCTAACTCAGAAAGTGATTGGGCAGAATTTCACCCTCAGTCCAGGGGAGGAAAGTATATGTGAAACAGGGGACTATGCTGTTCAAAATGGTTCACCTTTGAATCTATACAAATTGGCAGACTCAAATACACTCAGTCAGACTCACAAAGTGATTGGACATACTTTTGCCCTCAGTCCAAAAGAAGAAAAGAGCTGCGAAGCAGCTAGGCAGGACTCGCAGAAGGTCAGCTCAGAGTCTGTTTCTCTTTTGGTtcagtgtctctctctacctgagaAAGACAACATCTATCACGACCTAAGAAGCGCCACAAGGAGTCCTGCCCTTGCTGCTGGACATGAGAACATTTTCTCCAGCACTGTTGGCATCCACCATGAGGATAAGGTCGAGATTTCCATTCCAGTAGCTATTTTGGACTCTAACAAGCAACGCACTGAACCAAACTGCAGCAGCTCGATGATGCATGACCACGCCCGCACTGAACCATCACAGAACCACAACTGTTTAAGTGTTCACACTAAGATTCAAGACCTCAATAACCACATATACTTCCCTTCTGCAAAGAGGCAATTCGCTTTCCAAAGTGACCTTCGAGTTGTAGAGATCAAGGGCTTGTCTACTGTGTCTGAAGACTCCACATGGATGGGTGTGCGCAGGTCTGGACGAGTCATTGTGTGCTCTGAGGACAACTGTTGCGTATGCTCCGACAGTCCCGCACCTATGATGGTATTGGAAAAAGAAACTTCACCCAAAAGAGAACCAGATCATATTCATCCTGATCATTGGCAGtttgaggaagaggaagaggagctggAGGATATTTGGAATTGCACAGCCCAGGAAAGAGCACCTTGA